CGACTTCTGCTTCTGCTGTTTCTTCAGCCTGCGCACGCGGCGTAACCGAAACCACCTCAGTAGCTTCTTCTGTTTCCATTGTGGTTTCGGCCGGCGGCTCAGGAATAAAGTCGACCGCCACCAACAAAATGTACGTGAGCGTGAACACCAAAAAGAACGTGCCAAGAAACACGGACTTCTTTGCCCAGATTTGATCAAACAGTGCGTTCATTTAGAATAGCTGAATTTAGTGTATAAACTATAGCATTATATTAAGATATGTCAATATATTTGCTGGCTCTTTGTTGTACTTCGCCACAGTACGAAAATAATGATAGATTGTATATTGACAAGTCATATACCTTGTGGTAGCTTTCGCGCATTATGAACAATGTGTCAGAAAAACAAAAGGACTCAGTCCTCAAGACGCTCGCGATCGTAGGTTTTATTGGTGTAATTATTTTGATCGCGTGGTTGTCTGTAAAATTTGTAGCCGTCGCACCAGGAGCGTTTTCATCACTCGCTTCCCTTGCCGGTACACTCAACGAACGAGAATCAGCGATCCAGGAGACTGGAGCAAAGCAAACATTTACAGTAACCAGTGACGCAACCCTTGTTGCAGCTGGTACTTCGGTGGGGCTTTCTTGGGAAGACACCGAAACACCCGGATCATATGCATTCTTTTACGATTGTGTTGAAGGGGTAGCGATCGACCTCGTTAATGAAGACGGCGTACAAAGTATTAGCTGTGGCACAAACTATAATCTTGGCAAAACCACTTCTCTTTTGCTTACGATCGATTCAGAAAAGAATCGATACACTGATGTTGACTACACTGTCTCGTTCCTTGGCACGAACGACACCACTCCACGGGCAAGCGGAACTTCATCACTGACTGTCGTGAATAGTAATATCAGCTCTTACGTACCAACAACTGTTGCAACTATCGATACGGAACTGCCGGCACAAGACCAGGTAGTCGTGGCGACTCCGGAACCTGAGATTGAAGCACCTATCGTTGAAACTCAACCAACACCAAGCGTACCAACAACCCCAACCTACGAACAAGAGTACGTATACACCATTCCGACTTCTGACCCGAATGGTCGCACTGATCTTGGTACACGCTTCATCGCAGCTGGATCGATCGTCGGAAATACTTTCTTCTCCGAAGCAATTAAGCGCGGTGACGATGGCGCAATCCAGTTCGCTGTAAAGAACTACGGTACCAAAACCTCAGCTAAGTGGACTTTCTCAGTCACACTTCCAGGTGGTGGCACCTACAACTCAGCTGAGCAACAGCCACTGAAGCCAAATGAAGAAGCAACACTGACCATCGGTTTCCCTGAAGCATTCGGCTCTAGTCACACCTTTGTTGTTACTATCGACGAATCAACTGACCGGAACACCATCAACGACCGATTCGCACAACCTGTCACATTCATAAACTAACTACAGTAAAAACGGCCGGCCCCTTTGGGGCCGGCCGTTTTATCTCCTCGTGCTTTTGCTAAATATCCAAGTTCGCCATCTTCGCATTACTCTGGATGAATGACTTTCGACTCGTTACGTCAGTACCCATGAGAATATCGAAGATCTTGTCTGCCTGCTGTGCATCTTCGATATCAACGCGCTTGAGAATTCGGTTATCAATGTTCATCGTGGTCTCCGCGAGTTCTTCAGCATTCATCTCACCAAGACCCTTGTAGCGCTGAATGCGAGCCTTGCCTTTTTTAGCAGTTGTCTCCACCTCAGCTTCCTCTCCTTCTTCTACCTCCTCCTCAACTGTATCCATGTCTACATCCTCGCCCATTCCCTTGAGAATTTCGAACTTCTCTTCATCGGTGAAAGCATAGTGTGTCTCCTTCCCTTTCTGGATCTTATACAGTGGTGGTTGCGCAATGTAGATATACCCCTCATCGATCAGTGTGCGGAAATACCGGAAGAACAGTGTGAGCAAGAGCGTACGAATGTGCGCTCCATCAACGTCAGCGTCAGTCGCAATGATGATCTTGTGATAGCGAAGCTTGTTTACATCAAACACATCACCAATTGCAGTACCAAGCGCGATCACGAGATTCTTGATCTGCTCTGAAGCAAGCATCTTGTCGATACGTGCTCGTTCCACGTTGAGGATCTTACCGCGTAGCGGCAACACTGCCTGCGTCTTGCGGTCGCGTCCCATCTTGGCACTACCACCAGCAGAGTCTCCCTCCACAATGAAGAGTTCTGAGTCTTCGGCCTTTTTACTCTGACAATCAGCCAACTTTCCTGGGAGCGACATCCCCTCAAGCGCACCCTTTCGAAGCACCGAGTCCTTTGCTGCTTTTGCTGCTTTGCGTGCCTTTACCGCAAGGATCACCTTATTGATGATCGCTTTAGCGTCATCTGGGTTTTCTTCAAGGAAGGTGCCAAACGCATCTGCAAATACCTGCTCAGTCGCACCACGTGCTTCTACCGAACCAAGCTTCGCTTTGGTCTGTCCTTCAAACTGAATTTCCGGCATCTTCACCGATATCACTGCAGTGATACCTTCAAGAACGTCATCTCCAGTAAAACCAGCGTCCTTGTCTTTTGCTGAGAAAAAGTTTCCTTTCTTGGCGTAGTTGTTGAGCGTACGAGTGAGTGCAGTCTTAAAACCAGTCACATGCGTACCTTGTTCTGGGTTGTAGATGTTGTTTGCAAACGCAGTGATGCGCGGTGAAATATCATCAACATACTGGAGCGCCACTTCTACCGCCAGCACTTCCTTACTTACGTCAGTCTTTTCAACATAGAAAATATTCTTGTTGATCGGCTTTTGGTAGTGATTGTTGAATGCTACAAGTGACTTAAGTCCTCCTTCGAAGTAGAAATGTTCGTGTGGTACCGGCAAATGTTCGTCAGACAAATAGATAGTATCTTGAAGCGACTTCGGATCGAGCTTTGCACCACTCTCACGAGCATCTACCACTGACATCTTCATACCTTTCACCAAGTACGCCTGCTGACGAAGGTGTGACACTACCTTTTTCCAATCAAACTTGATCTCCGGGAAGATCGTCGGGTCAGCTTGGAAGATCACGATCGTACCATTGTGTTTAGTGCTACCGAGTTTCTTTACTTTCGCTTTCGCCACACCAATGTTGTACTCCTGCATGTAGTGACCACCCTCTTTGTGAACATCCACACGTGTATGAGTAGACAGCGCGTTCACCACCGACACACCCACGCCATGAAGACCACCAGAAACTTTGTAGCCTGATTCATCACCACCAAACTTACCACCAGCGTGAAGTGTACACATGATCGTCTCGAGTGCAGATACTTTCGTCTGCTTGTGAATATCGACTGGAATACCACGACCGTTGTCCACCACGCGGATGTAGTTGTCCGGGAGGAGCGCCACTTCTACTCGATCAGCAAAGCCACCCATCGCCTCATCGCGAGAGTTGTCAAAGATCTCCCAGATCATGTGATGAAGACCTTCCGGACCAGTCGTACCGATGTACATACCCGGGCGCTTTCGCACTGGCTCAAGTCCTTCAAGAACAGAGATGGATGAGGCATCATAGCCTTTTTCTTTCTTCGCTGGTTTTTTGGCAGCCATAATGTGTGTCTGTAGTACTAAATAAAACGGTTAAATTGGCCGTAATTATATCATTTTCACCACCTAAAATCCCTTCCCTTTAGAGCGGTTTGTTGAGTAATTTTGTATTGATATTTTAATAATATATGTTATTTATTATAGAAACTGTACTTATGTAAATTGAATGGGAGTAGACCAATGCACGGCGCCGCCTCTATATTCTTGCTGCTTGCTGCCATGTTTGTGGAACTGCTGGCACACACCGTTATGTCAACATCTCGATATGCGGACCTCTGGACCATTGTCGGTATCCTATTCGCTTTTTTCAGTGTCCTGACTGGAATTGCAGCATACCTACGGTCAAATCTGGAGAGATCCAGACGCCAACTAGACTTTGAACAAAGACTGTATCGCCTACGAGAAGCGGGTATACGGATGCACGAAGAATGCAAAAACAAGAAGTGATCAATCACAAAAGACCGGCTCTAGGCCGGTCTTTCTTATCTAATATAGTTATCTCACTTCCCATCCCTTCTCTGCTGCCACCTTGTACACCACATCCATGTATCCATTCACCTCTTCGTCGGTGAGGGTTTTTTCGGTTGACTGGAAAACGAGACGAAAGGCGTAACTCGTGCGGCCGTCTTTTTCGAAAGTGTCGAAGAGATCAGAGCGGACCAAGAGTGGGCCGGCGGCGGCAGTGAGCTCGGCTTCGACCATTTCGTGTTGGTCGCCGCCGGCCACCCACAACGCGATATCGCGTGACATCGCCGGGTACGGCGACACTCGCTTATACTGTGCATCAGGCTTTTTTACAAACTCGTCATACGCATCTGGCGTCGTAAGCTTCTCAAGTACAGCACTGAGGTCGAGCTCAGCTACCCCTTTTTCAATATCCCACTCCAGCTCATTGCCGAGCACGGTCGACACTACTGCCATGCCTTCCTCCAACACCTTATCGTCATTTGGACTGTAACCATTCCCCTTCGTACGCACACCAAGGGTTAAGGCCACATGCTCCCCCACTCCCGTTTCTGTCTTATCAAACACCGTACCGATCTCAAACACGCGCACCGCGTCGACACCGAGCAAGTCACAGTGCGTATGATTCGCATCAAGCACCGCCGTGATGTTTTTCTTCAGTGTATTGCGGACATAACTCTTATCGCTCGCCAGCGCATTCTGCAGCTGGATCTTCGCTTTCTTGAGAAACGATGAAGTGATCACTTCTGAGTACCCAGACTCAGTCAGTCGCATGCGAAGCACATCACTAAAGTA
Above is a window of Candidatus Nomurabacteria bacterium DNA encoding:
- a CDS encoding type IIA DNA topoisomerase subunit B: MAAKKPAKKEKGYDASSISVLEGLEPVRKRPGMYIGTTGPEGLHHMIWEIFDNSRDEAMGGFADRVEVALLPDNYIRVVDNGRGIPVDIHKQTKVSALETIMCTLHAGGKFGGDESGYKVSGGLHGVGVSVVNALSTHTRVDVHKEGGHYMQEYNIGVAKAKVKKLGSTKHNGTIVIFQADPTIFPEIKFDWKKVVSHLRQQAYLVKGMKMSVVDARESGAKLDPKSLQDTIYLSDEHLPVPHEHFYFEGGLKSLVAFNNHYQKPINKNIFYVEKTDVSKEVLAVEVALQYVDDISPRITAFANNIYNPEQGTHVTGFKTALTRTLNNYAKKGNFFSAKDKDAGFTGDDVLEGITAVISVKMPEIQFEGQTKAKLGSVEARGATEQVFADAFGTFLEENPDDAKAIINKVILAVKARKAAKAAKDSVLRKGALEGMSLPGKLADCQSKKAEDSELFIVEGDSAGGSAKMGRDRKTQAVLPLRGKILNVERARIDKMLASEQIKNLVIALGTAIGDVFDVNKLRYHKIIIATDADVDGAHIRTLLLTLFFRYFRTLIDEGYIYIAQPPLYKIQKGKETHYAFTDEEKFEILKGMGEDVDMDTVEEEVEEGEEAEVETTAKKGKARIQRYKGLGEMNAEELAETTMNIDNRILKRVDIEDAQQADKIFDILMGTDVTSRKSFIQSNAKMANLDI